The DNA segment GCGAAGGATGACAAGGCGCTGGCCCTGGTCCAGGAGCGCCAGGCGCAGGTGTGGGACCGGATCATCTCCATGGTGCGGAGCCGCACCATGGAGGACATCGACGGCGAGGCGGGGCTCACCCGCCTGCGGGGCGACCTGGTGGGCTCCCTCAACGAGATCCTGCCGGGGGAGCCCGTGCGGAACCTGTACTTCGTCGACCTGGTGGTCCAGTGAGGGCCGCCGGGTGCGGAAGGGGGCGGTCTGCGTGAGTGCCCCGGTGCCCTCAGCGCGCGGGGCCGTCTCGGGAGACACGGCTCCTGGCGTGGCTGCCCAGCAGCCCGACGGCGTGCGGGCCTACTCCTTCGACCTCCACGGACCCTTGGGCGAGCAGGAGTGGAAGGGCCTGGTACGCTTCCAGGGCGAGCTCGCCGAGGAGTGGGCGCTGGTCCTCACCCAGTGGCTCAAGCGCCGGGTGCGGGTGCGCCCCGCCGGGCCCCCGGTCTCCTTGCGGCGCGCCTCGAGCCTGTGGGAGCAGGGCGAGGGCGAGGCGCTCCGCTGGCACGTGGATGGGGCGCCGGTGCTCCTGATCTGGCCCCAGGCGCTCCTCTTCCAGACCCTGGACTGCCTCCTGGGCGGGCCGGGCGAGGCGCCCTCGCCCCTGCGTCCGCCCACGGAGATCGAGGGGCGGGTGATCCGCCAGATCACCGCCCGCCTCGCGTACCGCCTCCTGCGCCTGGAGGTCCAGCGGCTCGAGGTCCCCGTGCCGCCGGGAGAGATCGAGGTGCACCCGGTGGAGCCGGGCCAGGTGTCGGCCCGCAGCCGGTGGCTCTCCCTCGCGCTGGACGTGGAGTGGCGGTCCCAGCGGGGGCCCTCGGGGCGGGGCGGCGAGCGCTTCTACCTGCTGCTTTCACCCGAGTGGGCGGCGCGGGCCCGGAAGGGACTCGCGCTCTTCGGGCGGGGCATGGCGGGGGAGGCCGAGGACCTCGCAGACCTGAAGCGGGTGCGCACGACCCTGCAGCGCCACCTGGAGGAGACGCCGGTCACGGTGCGGGTGGTGCTGGGCCGGAGCCGCCTCACCCTGCGTGAGGTCCTCTCCCTGGAGCCGGGGGACGTGCTGCAGCTCGAGCAGCGGGTGGACGAGCCGCTCCCGGTGGAGGTGGGCGAGGCGCCCTTCTTCCTGGGGCGCCCGGGGGAGGCCGCAGGGCGGATGGCCGTCCGGCTGGAGGCGTGGGTCGGGGGGAGCTCGGAGCCGGCGGAGGCCGGCGAGAGAGGAGGACCAAGCGGATGGCCGGAGACCTCTTGACCCGCGAGGAGCTGGAGGTGCTGCTCTCGGAAGGGCGGCTCCCCTCGGAGCCGGCCCCCCCCAGGGCCCGGCCCGGGCCGGTGGGGGCCAACCCGGCGCCGGTGCTCCAGCAGCTCTTCCAGCTCATCGTCCAAAGACTGGGCCGGGCCCGCCCGGGGCTCGCAGCTCGCTTCATCAGCCTGGGAGAGCACCAGGTGGAGGAGGCGGCCGCCGGTCTGGAGGAGGGCCAGCGGCTGCTCTCGGTGGAGCTTCACGACGGCATCGAGGGGCTCTTCCTCCTGTGGCACCCCCAGACGGCCCCCAACGACGACCGGTTCCTGGAGGAGGCCGCGGAGGTCTTCTGCCAGAGCCTGGCCGCCCTCTGGGGGCACCCGGTGGAGATCGAGAAGGGCGCGGTCCGAGCCGTCGACCTGAGCGAGGGCCTGCCCGAGGGCCTGCTCCCCTTCGGCCGCAGCGAGAGCGTCTGGTCGGCGCGTCTCGCGGTGGGGGTCGAGGCGTCGCCCCTGGTCTTCTGGCTGCCCCGCGACGTGGCGCTGGACCTCCGGGAGCGGCTGGAGCGCTCGGCCGACGTGGGCGGGGGACTGGCGCCGCCCCGGGAGCGGGTCTCCCGGTCCGCCCAGGGCGGGGTGCGGGTGGAACCGGCGCGCTTCTCGCCCCTGCGCCAGCCCGGCGGGCAGGAGGGCGAGCGGGACCTGGGGCGGGTGATGGACCTGCCCCTGGAGGTCACCGTGGAGCTGGGCCGGGCGCAGCTCAAGGTGCGCGAGATCCTGGACCTGAAGGTGGGCACGGTGGTGGAGCTCGATCGCTTGGCCGGAGAGCCCGTGGACCTGAGGGTGAACGGCCGCCTGGTGGCCAAGGGCGAGGTGGTGGTGGTGGACGAGAGCTTCGCGGTGAAGATCACCCAGATCCTCGCCCCGGAGGAAAGGGCGCCGGTGGTCGAAGAGTGAGGCGATGGCGGTGGGGGCGGAGTCGGTCTACGGGGAGCTCCTGCGGGTGCTGGCCGCGCTGGCGGTGGTCGTGCCCGCAGCCTACCTCTCGACCCGGTTCCTGACGGGCCGGGGGTTGGCCCGGCGCGGGCGGTACATGAAGCGGGTGGAAAGCCTGGCCCTGGGGGCGCACCATGGACTCCACCTGGTGCAGGTGGGCGAGCGGCTCTTCCTGGTAGGGGCGAGCGAGAAGGGGGTCCACCTCCTGGCGGAGGTGGACCGGGCGTCGGAGCTCCACCCTCTGGCGGCGGCCGGATCGCCGGCCGACGGGGCAGCCCAGGCGCCGTGGCTCCCTGGAGGCTCGCCGGCCGCAGCCGGGGTCCTGGGCGGTTTCCGGCGGTGGCGGGGGCGACAGGAAGCCGGAGGGGGAGATCATGGCCAGCGGGCGAAGGGGCAGGGCGGATGAGACGCGCGTTCGGGTGGGTGCTCTTGGTGGCGCTGGTCTGGGGCGCCTGCGGGTTGGTCGCGGCCGCGCAGGCCCCGCCGGGCCTCTCCATCCAGCTGACCCCCAGCCAGGAGCCGGGGCGCCTCGCCGCGTCGCTGGAGATCCTGGCGGTTCTGACCGTCCTCAGCCTCGCGCCCTCGCTCCTCATCCTGATGACCTCCTTCACCCGCATCGTGGTGGTGCTGGGGTTCGTCCGCAACGCCCTGGCCACCAACCAGACGCCGCCCACCCAGCTCCTGGTGGGGCTCGCGCTCTTCCTCACCTTCTTCGTCATGGCCCCCACCTGGCAGGCGGTCTACCAGGACGCGGTCCAGCCCTACCTGGCGGAGGAGATGACCTTCCAGGAGGCGCTCCAGCAGGGGCAGAAGCCCGTGCGGGCCTTCATGTTCCGCTTCACCCGGCAGGAGGATCTGGCGCTCCTGCTGGACGCCTCGGGCGCGCCCGAGCCGGCCAACCAGGACGACGTCCCCCTCCACGTGCTGGTGCCGGCCTTCGTGCTGAGCGAGCTGAAGAGCGCCTTCCAGATGGGTTTCGTCCTCTTCCTCCCTTTCCTGGTCATCGACATGGTGGTGGCCAGCGCGCTGATGTCCATGGGCATGTTCATGCTGCCGCCCGTGATGATCTCGCTGCCCTTCAAGCTGCTGCTCTTCGTGCTGGTGGACGGCTGGGGGCTCATCATCCGCTCGCTCCTGGCCAGCTACACGTGACCCTGCCCCGCCCGGAGGCGGGCCGGCGGGCGTGAGGGAAAGGAGGCGACGGTTCGGGTGAATGCCGGCGTGGCGATGGACGTGGTGGGCGATGCCGTCCAGACCATCCTGCTGGCCGCGGCTCCGATCCTGCTGGCCGCGCTGGTGGTGGGCGTCGCGGTGAGCCTGCTGCAGGCGGTGACGCAGGTGCAGGAGCAGACCCTGGCCTTCGTGCCCAAGATCGTGGCCGTGCTGGTCGTGGTCTTCCTGGCCGGCGGCTGGATGATGGCCCGCATCACCGACTTCGCCGGACGGCTGCTGGGTCACCTGGACCGGTTCGTGGGATGAACCTCTCGCTGGAGCTGGGGCCGCAGATCTGGACGCTCCTCGCCCTGCTGGTGCGGGTGGGGGTGCTGGTCTTCTTCTTCCCGGTGGGCACCAACCGGGTGCCGGTGCCGGTGCGGCTGGGGCTCTCGGGGTGGCTCGCCTTCGCGCTCTGGCCGGCGGTGCCGCCCGAGAGCTGGCTCACCCCGGGGGCGGGCTACCCCCTGGCCCTGGCCCGGGAGGCGCTGGTGGGGCTGGGGATTGCCCTGGTGATGCAGCTCCTGACGGGGGCGGTGCAATTGGCCGGGCAGATGGTGGACATGCCCATGGGCTTCGGGGTGGTGAACCTCCTGGACCCCCAGACGGGCCAGCAGGTGCCGGTGGTCGCCCAGCTCTTCGGAATCGTGGCCCTGCTCCTTTTCTTCGTGCTGGGGGGGCCGGGCGTGGTGATGGCCGCCCTCCGGCAGAGCCTGGTCTGGATCCCGGTGGGAACGGCCGCGGTCACCGAGCGGACCGCCCGCCTGCTGGTGGCCGAGTCCGCCGGCGTCTTCACCACCGGCCTTCGCCTGGCCCTGCCGGTCATCGCCGCCGGTTTCCTGGCCGACGTGAGCCTGGGCGTGCTCTCCCGGGCGGTGCCCCAGTTCAACGTCTTCATCGAGGGCTTCCCCATCAAGATCGGGCTGGGGCTCCTGGTCCTCCTGGCGGGCGTGCCCTTCTACCTGGAGGCGATCGGCAGGCTGGTGGGGGCGGCGGGCCGTTTCCCCGAGCTGCTGGCCCAGATGCTTCGGACGTTGGGGCCGTAGGGCCGGGCGGGGGGACGGGAGGTGGCTTCGAAGAGCCAAGGAAGGAACAGGAAAGAACCGAATCGGAACGAATTAGAGAGCCAAGAGGCCGGGACCGAGGGGGCCGGGCGGAGCGAGTTCCGCTTCGACCTGCAGCGGTTCTCCGAGGAACGCACCCTGCCGCCGAGCCCGCGCCGCATCCGGGAGGCCCGGGAACGGGGCGAGGTGTCCAAGAGCCAGGAGCTGGGCCCGGCCGTGCTGCTGCTCCTGATGGGGACCTTCCTGGAGGTCCTGGGGCGGCTGGCGGTCGGGGGGCCGGTGCGGTTCGCGGCGGAGATCCTGCAGGAGGTGCCGCCCCCCGGGGCCTGGACCCTCGAGTGGCTGGGCGGGCTCATGGCGAGGGCGGCGCTGGCCATCGTCCAGGGGGCGGCCCCCTTCATGCTGACGGCGCTGGTGATCGGGGTGGGCGCCCAACTCGCGCAGGTGGGCTTCCTCTTCACGCTGAAGCCCCTGCAGCCGAAGCTGGACCGGCTCAACCCCCTGACCGGCTTCCAGCGGATCTTCTCCCGGAGGGGCCTCTTCGAGCTGGCCAAGTCCGTCTTCAAGGTGGCGGTGGTCGGCTTCGTGGCTTACTGGGTGCTGGCCGACGCCATCCCGGACCTGGTGGGGCTGGTCCAGATGACCCCGGACCAGGCCCTGCGTGAGGTGGGGGCCCGTCTGGGCCGGCTGCTCTGGACGACGGCGGCCGTGTGGCTGGTGATCGCCGCGGCGGACCATGCGTTCCAGCGGAGCCAGCACCTGAGCCGGCTCCGCATGACGCCGTACGAGGCGAAGCAGGAGCAGAAGGAGACCGAGGGCGACCCGCACGTGCGCCAGCGGATCCGCCAGCGGCAGCGGCAGGTCAGCGGCCGGCGGATGATGCAGGCGGTACGGACGGCCGACGTGGTGGTGACCAACCCCACCCACGTGGCGGTGGCCCTCAAGTACGAGATCGCCCGGATGAACGCCCCCGTGGTGGTGGCCAAGGGGGCGGACCACCTGGCCCGGCGCATCCGCCAGGAGGCCGTGGAGCACGGGGTGCGGGTGGTGGAGAACCCGCCCCTGGCCCGGGCGCTCTACGAGGCATGCGAGGTGGACCAGGAGGTTCCCGAGCGGCTCTACCGGGCCGTGGCCGAGGTGCTGGCGCTGGTGTGGCGGCTGCGGCGCGGGGTCTGATCCACCCGGTCGCTCCGGGGAGGGACCGGGCCCTCCGGGAGCCGGAAGGTGGACGGGACCCTTCGGGAAGAACGGGTGCCCCCCGGGGGCACGGGAAGAGGGGCGACGGCGGTGGCGGTTCGCGCTCAGGAGATCCTGCAGCGACTCACCCGTCAAAGCGACCTGCTGGTGGTGGCGGGGCTCATCCTCATCGTGGTGATGATGGTGGTCCCCCTGCCCGCCGCGCTCCTGGACGTGCTCCTGGCCTTCAACATCAGCCTGGCGCTCATGACCCTCATGGTGACCATGAGCGTGAAGGAGCCGCTGGAGGTCTCGGTCTTCCCCAGCCTCCTGCTGGTGGCCACCCTCTTCCGGCTGGCGCTGAACATCTCCACGACCCGGCTGATCCTGCTCAACGGCTACGCCGGCCAGGTGATCCAGGCCTTCGGCCGCTTCGTGGTGGGCGGCAACTACGTGGTGGGCTTCATCGTCTTCCTCATCCTGGTCATCATCCAGTTCGTGGTGATCACCCGGGGCGCCGAGCGGGTGGCGGAGGTGGCGGCGCGCTTCACCCTGGATGCCATGCCCGGCAAGCAGATGGCCATCGACGCAGACCTGAACACCGGCCTCATCGACGAGAAGCAGGCCCGGGAGCGGCGGGCCAAGATCGAGCAGGAAGCGGACTTCTACGGTGCCATGGACGGCGCCAGCAAGTTCGTCAAGGGCGATGCCATCGCCTCCATCATCATCACCCTCATCAACATCCTGGGCGGCTTCGCCGTGGGGGTGGGCCAGCGGGGGCTGAGCCTGGCCGACGCGCTGGGCACCTACACCCTCCTCACCGTCGGCGACGGGCTGGTGAGCCAAATTCCGGCCCTGCTCCTCTCCACGGCCACAGGGATCATCGTCACCCGGGCGGCCGCCACCACCAACCTGGGCCGGCAGCTGACGACCCAGATGGGCGCCGAGCCTCAGGTGCTGCTGGTGGCGGGCGCGGCCCTGGGCTTCTTCGGCGTCCTTCCCGGGCTGCCGACGGCGCCCTTCCTCACCCTGGGAGCCCTTCTGGGCGGGACGGGTTACCTGCTGCAGCGCCGCCAAGCGGACCTCCGCGAGCGCG comes from the Limnochorda pilosa genome and includes:
- the fliN gene encoding flagellar motor switch protein FliN produces the protein MAGDLLTREELEVLLSEGRLPSEPAPPRARPGPVGANPAPVLQQLFQLIVQRLGRARPGLAARFISLGEHQVEEAAAGLEEGQRLLSVELHDGIEGLFLLWHPQTAPNDDRFLEEAAEVFCQSLAALWGHPVEIEKGAVRAVDLSEGLPEGLLPFGRSESVWSARLAVGVEASPLVFWLPRDVALDLRERLERSADVGGGLAPPRERVSRSAQGGVRVEPARFSPLRQPGGQEGERDLGRVMDLPLEVTVELGRAQLKVREILDLKVGTVVELDRLAGEPVDLRVNGRLVAKGEVVVVDESFAVKITQILAPEERAPVVEE
- a CDS encoding flagellar biosynthetic protein FliO, producing the protein MAVGAESVYGELLRVLAALAVVVPAAYLSTRFLTGRGLARRGRYMKRVESLALGAHHGLHLVQVGERLFLVGASEKGVHLLAEVDRASELHPLAAAGSPADGAAQAPWLPGGSPAAAGVLGGFRRWRGRQEAGGGDHGQRAKGQGG
- the fliP gene encoding flagellar type III secretion system pore protein FliP (The bacterial flagellar biogenesis protein FliP forms a type III secretion system (T3SS)-type pore required for flagellar assembly.) — its product is MRRAFGWVLLVALVWGACGLVAAAQAPPGLSIQLTPSQEPGRLAASLEILAVLTVLSLAPSLLILMTSFTRIVVVLGFVRNALATNQTPPTQLLVGLALFLTFFVMAPTWQAVYQDAVQPYLAEEMTFQEALQQGQKPVRAFMFRFTRQEDLALLLDASGAPEPANQDDVPLHVLVPAFVLSELKSAFQMGFVLFLPFLVIDMVVASALMSMGMFMLPPVMISLPFKLLLFVLVDGWGLIIRSLLASYT
- the flhB gene encoding flagellar biosynthesis protein FlhB — encoded protein: MASKSQGRNRKEPNRNELESQEAGTEGAGRSEFRFDLQRFSEERTLPPSPRRIREARERGEVSKSQELGPAVLLLLMGTFLEVLGRLAVGGPVRFAAEILQEVPPPGAWTLEWLGGLMARAALAIVQGAAPFMLTALVIGVGAQLAQVGFLFTLKPLQPKLDRLNPLTGFQRIFSRRGLFELAKSVFKVAVVGFVAYWVLADAIPDLVGLVQMTPDQALREVGARLGRLLWTTAAVWLVIAAADHAFQRSQHLSRLRMTPYEAKQEQKETEGDPHVRQRIRQRQRQVSGRRMMQAVRTADVVVTNPTHVAVALKYEIARMNAPVVVAKGADHLARRIRQEAVEHGVRVVENPPLARALYEACEVDQEVPERLYRAVAEVLALVWRLRRGV
- a CDS encoding FliM/FliN family flagellar motor switch protein, with amino-acid sequence MSAPVPSARGAVSGDTAPGVAAQQPDGVRAYSFDLHGPLGEQEWKGLVRFQGELAEEWALVLTQWLKRRVRVRPAGPPVSLRRASSLWEQGEGEALRWHVDGAPVLLIWPQALLFQTLDCLLGGPGEAPSPLRPPTEIEGRVIRQITARLAYRLLRLEVQRLEVPVPPGEIEVHPVEPGQVSARSRWLSLALDVEWRSQRGPSGRGGERFYLLLSPEWAARARKGLALFGRGMAGEAEDLADLKRVRTTLQRHLEETPVTVRVVLGRSRLTLREVLSLEPGDVLQLEQRVDEPLPVEVGEAPFFLGRPGEAAGRMAVRLEAWVGGSSEPAEAGERGGPSGWPETS
- the fliQ gene encoding flagellar biosynthesis protein FliQ; this translates as MNAGVAMDVVGDAVQTILLAAAPILLAALVVGVAVSLLQAVTQVQEQTLAFVPKIVAVLVVVFLAGGWMMARITDFAGRLLGHLDRFVG
- the fliR gene encoding flagellar biosynthetic protein FliR; the protein is MNLSLELGPQIWTLLALLVRVGVLVFFFPVGTNRVPVPVRLGLSGWLAFALWPAVPPESWLTPGAGYPLALAREALVGLGIALVMQLLTGAVQLAGQMVDMPMGFGVVNLLDPQTGQQVPVVAQLFGIVALLLFFVLGGPGVVMAALRQSLVWIPVGTAAVTERTARLLVAESAGVFTTGLRLALPVIAAGFLADVSLGVLSRAVPQFNVFIEGFPIKIGLGLLVLLAGVPFYLEAIGRLVGAAGRFPELLAQMLRTLGP